A single genomic interval of Prochlorococcus marinus XMU1406 harbors:
- a CDS encoding adenylosuccinate synthase, with amino-acid sequence MANVVVIGAQWGDEGKGKITDLLSRSADVVVRYQGGVNAGHTIVVDDKVLKLHLIPSGILYKNTSCLIGSGTVVDPKILLKEIDMLIDNGIDISGLKISSTSHVTMPYHRILDEAMEADRGLNKIGTTGRGIGPTYADKSQRNGIRIRDLLNKERLSDVIEIPLKEKNGLLEKIYGIKPLKLEDIVEEYLDYGKRLSKHVVDCTRTIHAASKNKKNILFEGAQGTLLDLDHGTYPFVTSSNPISGGACIGAGVGPTLIDRVIGVAKAYTTRVGEGPFPTELQGSINDQLCDRGSEFGTTTGRRRRCGWFDGVIGKYAVSVNGLDCLAVTKLDVLDELDEIQVCIAYDLDGEEIDYFPTNSDDLKKCKPIFKKLKGWRCSTADCRKLSDLPENAMNYLRFLAELMEVPIAIVSLGANRDQTIVIEDPIHGPKRALLR; translated from the coding sequence TTGGCCAATGTTGTTGTAATCGGAGCCCAATGGGGTGACGAAGGAAAAGGTAAAATAACGGATTTACTTAGTCGTTCGGCAGATGTTGTCGTACGCTACCAAGGGGGAGTAAATGCAGGACATACCATAGTAGTAGATGATAAAGTCTTAAAATTACATTTAATTCCCTCAGGGATACTTTATAAAAATACTTCTTGTCTAATTGGTTCTGGAACTGTTGTAGATCCAAAAATCTTGTTGAAAGAAATTGACATGTTAATTGATAATGGAATTGATATCTCAGGATTAAAAATTTCATCAACATCACATGTAACAATGCCCTACCACCGAATACTAGATGAAGCCATGGAGGCTGATAGAGGTTTAAACAAAATAGGGACTACAGGTCGTGGGATTGGCCCAACTTATGCGGATAAATCACAAAGAAATGGTATTAGAATAAGAGATTTGCTCAATAAGGAAAGGCTAAGTGACGTGATCGAAATTCCATTAAAGGAAAAAAACGGTCTATTAGAAAAAATCTATGGAATTAAACCACTTAAATTAGAAGACATTGTTGAAGAGTATCTTGACTATGGGAAAAGATTATCAAAGCATGTAGTTGATTGCACGAGGACTATACATGCAGCCTCAAAAAACAAGAAGAATATTCTATTCGAAGGTGCTCAAGGTACTCTACTTGACTTAGATCATGGTACTTATCCTTTTGTTACCTCATCAAACCCTATATCAGGAGGGGCATGTATTGGGGCTGGAGTTGGTCCCACATTAATTGATAGAGTCATAGGTGTCGCTAAAGCTTATACAACAAGAGTAGGTGAAGGGCCATTCCCAACGGAACTACAAGGGAGTATTAATGACCAACTCTGTGATAGAGGCAGTGAATTTGGAACCACTACTGGAAGAAGGAGAAGATGTGGTTGGTTTGATGGAGTTATTGGTAAATATGCTGTATCTGTAAATGGTCTCGATTGTTTAGCCGTTACGAAACTAGATGTGTTAGATGAATTAGATGAAATTCAAGTTTGCATTGCATATGATCTCGATGGAGAGGAAATAGACTACTTTCCTACAAATTCAGATGACTTAAAAAAATGTAAGCCAATCTTCAAAAAGTTAAAAGGTTGGCGATGTTCAACTGCAGATTGCAGAAAACTATCTGATCTCCCAGAGAATGCTATGAATTATCTCAGATTTTTAGCTGAATTAATGGAGGTTCCAATTGCTATTGTCTCGTTGGGGGCGAATAGAGATCAAACGATAGTAATTGAAGACCCAATTCATGGTCCTAAAAGAGCACTTCTAAGGTAA